The nucleotide sequence AAGTCCGGCTGATATTCTTTGATAGCCGAACAATGTTGTTGCTGACAAAGTCGTGCGGTTGAGCTGGAGACTTAGCAGTGTTCGATAGGGGTTAAACATCATTGTCCGCCGATCGTACGTCAGAATTCCCTGGCCGGACTGTATGAGTGTCACATCCAAATTTTCCGGGTCGAATTCAAAGCCCTGTTCTGGGACTTTTCCGAAAACACATATTCCTTTCGGCAAGTGTTTGTCTACGCGAAAACAGTACACTTCGAAATGTCCCACCAGCTGTCCTGGACATTCTCTTGCGTCCTGAAGAAGTAAGTGAAGCTTCCTACTTTCTCTTTCTATCGTCGCGCCATTCTTCGTCTTTTTTTCTTCACGGTCCAATTTTGCCAGCTGTGCGAACACCAATGCAGTTATCTCTTCTCTTGAAAGGAGTTGGTGTTTATTCTCGTAGCCACCCTTCTCAATTCGTTCGACGAAGTCTAAAAGTTTTCTCCGCAACGCACTTTCCTTCCTGGTTACTCTTCGGTATTCGGCGTACAAGCGCCGAAAATCGTTCTCGACGCTCATGGTTTTGTCCCCCTGGGTTTTTGTTGAACAGCACTATCCCCCAAACTATCATAGTCGACACATTATGCAAAGTTCTCGAAAAGAATTAAAAACTAGATTTTGAATTCGATGACCCCGGTACCACAGCGAAGCTGGCTACGGGGCAAGCATCCCCATCAATTTAGTGTTATATCTTAAACTCGATGACATCTCCGTCATGCACGACATATTCTTTTCCTTCAGTTCGAACGAGGCCTTTTTCACGCGCTGTGGCATATGACCCGGCTTCTAGGAGTTTGTCTGATTCTATAATTTCCGCTCTCACGAATTTATCTTTAAAATCTGTATGAATTGCTGTGCCAGCGAGCGGAGCAGTCCAGCCTTTTTGAATTGTCCATGCGCGAGTTTCGTCTTCTCCTGTTGTGAAATAGGTGATGAGGCCAAGGATTTCATAGCTTTTTGCAATCAGAGTATCAAGTCCTGTGCCGAATACTGGATCAATTTCAATAAATGGCCCTGGGATCTTTGCTTTCACGTCGTCTGCGTTTTCAGCTGCGGCGGAAATATTGAGTGCGTAGAGAATCGGCTTCATGGTCAGAAGATGGAGTGATTTCACAATTTCTTTTTCCTCGACATTCATCTCGGTAGTTTGAGCGAGCTTCCCGGCTTCTAAAATCGGACGAATTTTTTCAAGGAGAGCATTTTCTGCAACAGCTTTCTTATCGCCGCGCTTAAGGTCGCTTTTTATGTTTGCCATCCGCTTTGTGACAGTTTCGAGGTCGGCGAGAATAAGTTCCAAGTTAATTACTTCAATATCAGAAAGAGGCTCAACTTTTCCTGCAACATGGATAATATCAGCGTCTTTGAAAATACGCACAACTTCGAGAATCGCATCAGTTTCGCGGATGTTTGCGAGAAATTTATTGCCAAGCCCCTGCCCTTCTGCCGCGCCCTTCACAAGTCCTGCAATGTCGACGAATTCTACTGCAGCTGGGATTGTTTTTTTAGATTTACTAAAATCAGAAAGTTTTTGCAGTCTCTCGTCCGGCACGGCGACAACTCCGACAGACGGGTCTATAGTGCAGAAAGGATAATTTTCTGCAGGAACACTCTTTTTTGTGAGTGCATTAAAAAGAGTGCTTTTTCCAACATTTGGTAAACCAACAATACCTATACTAAGTGCCATTGTGGTACTGTAGCACAAAAGAAGGCCAAGAAAAAATGACGCTCCCCAATCGAGCGTCATTCGGTCTCTTTTTGCGTGAAAGAGATTTCATTCTGGGCAGAGATCTGTGAGGAGCTGAAGTCGGAAAGAAATCGGATCTTCCAGGCCTTTGGGAATGTCAGGCAAAACCTCCTCAAGAGTCATTCCGACAGTTGAAGAAATGTTGAGGATCTCATTCCAAGTCAGATCAGTCGCCGTGACCCGGCTTTTAAAATCAGGGTAAACAGCATCGATTGACGACAAGCTTTCCCTCGTGCCGTTTTGTGGACCCTTCCTGATTCTCGCAATGTATTGAGCAAGTCGTTTGTGAATTTTGACCCGCTCTTTTGCGAGAACTTGTCGGAACTCCCTCTCCTGTCTTCTTGTGAAAGTCACTTGCGTACCCTCCTCACAAAAGTCGAACGCCACCACTCAAAGTACGTCTGCTAAACTAGCATATATTGTACCAGCGGAAGCTCCTTAAAGTATAGAGCGTAATTCACTTTCGTAAGATTTCATGACTTCCATCGTTGCGGACATCTGATCTTTTTCTCCTTTTATTTTTTCCTGGACTTCAAGAGCAATTTTTTGAAAAAGTTCCGGATTTTTTTCAATCATCTTTAGCATTTTCTCTTGCTCCGCTTCCGGCACGCCTTTCATTTTGCTCGCAAGCATTTTCCGCATTAAAAATTCTTTGAACATAGAATTTTATTTTCCTTCTCTTCCCCATCGCTCGAGCATTTGTGCGTGCTTCGTTTTTCCTTCAGCCGTTTTAAATTTCATAAGACCGATCTTTTTTACTCTAACCGGAGAGAAGCCTGCAAATTTGAGAATACCGAAGTGCATTTCGTTCGTTATATCTCCAAAGAGGAGCCTTGCAATAAAAGGAATATTATCCATTGTCACAATAATTCGAGCACTTCGCCCTTTGAGTGCCCCGTGCCAGATGACTCCCTTTAAAAACCCTTCTTTTTTGAAATGGTAGGCAAACCCGGGAAGCCAAACACGGTCGAAAAAACCCTTGAGAAGCGAAGGCATTCCTGCCCACCAGACAGGATAGAGAACCACAAAATGTTCGCACCATTTGATATCTTCTTGGGCTTTGAGAAGGTCGGGCTCTAGTGCCTGTATCTCTTTATATCCCTTATGCAGTATCGGGTCGAATTTCAGGTCTCCAAGTCTCGTCATACGCACCTCATGCTCGGCAGCACGAGCTCCAAGTTCATAGGCAGTGGCGAGGCGGGCGCACTCGCTGTCGCTGTCAGGATGCCCAACTAAAATAAAAATCTTTGCCATATTTTTATAAGAAGTTATGCGCCATATTCTATCATAATCGTGAGTTTATGCCTCAATATCCGAAAAAAGTATCACATGTTTCATTTCTTTAAGAATTCTTGCCGGGGTTTCTGAAAGATGTCCGGCTGGCGCAAATATTTTTCCTAAAGCTTGCCGTTTCTTCTCTCCAGTTGCGTACACAATAGATTTTTGTATTTTGCTTCGAATAAATGGAAGTGTGATTGTTACTCGATGCGGATACAGATTTTTCCCTTTAGCATCATAAGCTACAGCAATTTCATTTTGTTCGAAAAGTTTGTCGAAAAGATCAGGGTTTTCTGCAAATGGCAGAATACCTGCAGTATGGCCGTCTTCTCCTATTCCAAGAATTGCGATGATGTTTCCTTCCGGATTTTTCAAAATCCAATCCTCGATATTTTTTCTGAACCTCTCGCCGAATTGTTCGAAGGTCTCGTCCGTCTCAACTCGTGAGTCAAAAAATTGCACCCCTCCTTTTGTTGCATCAGCAAAAAATTGAGTTTTTTGGAGCTGGCTGAAATTATTTATATTTTCATCAATACTGTATCTTTCATCCCCCATTCCTATAGTAAGATTTGAAGAGAAAACTTTTGAATCTACAAAATCCAAAAAAGAGAAAGCGGAACCTCCCGCAAGGAGAAGGAGGGTGGGAATTTTTTCCGAAAAAAGATGCGAAAGTTTCTCACCAGCCCTTTCTTTTAAGATATTTTCGTTTTTTTCAAAATTTCTTTCCATCCCGTTAGAAGCTAGCTTCGATTATTTTATAAACCTTCAAATTAAGCACGGTTTGCAGATGTTGGTTGCTTCTAACGGGATCCATCCTCTTAGTTAAAAAGATGTCTTGGGGCCTTCCGACCCCTTTTTATACGAGAGAAGCGGGAGAGATTCCCAATGTTTGATGATGGGACTTACATATTTCCACGTCAGGTCTACTTCGCTTGTCGAGGGGAAAAGCGTCTGGTCTCCGCGGATACAATCGTAGAGCACTTTTTCGTAGGCGTCAGGAAGGGCTTTTTCTTCTACGCTTTCCCGATAAACATAGGATAGGTCTTTCGGTTCGACGGAAGAATCAAATCCAGGTTTTTTCATAAAATATTCTATAGAAATTCCTTCATTTGGTTGGATGGTGAATGTGATTTTGTTGCGGTGCTCGTGACCGTCGCCATTTGGACAAAGGCAGGTCGTGCAGGGTTTAAAAATCACCACAATTTCAGTCCGCATTTCGCTCAGAGCCTTTCCGCTTTCAAGATAAAAAGGTACATCCCGCCATCGTTCGTTATTGACGAACGCTTTGAGTTTGAAATATGTTTCGGTCGTGGATTCGGGATTTACATTCGACTCTCCTCGATAGCCTTCATATTGCGCGCGGACTGCATATTCTTCAATGTTTTTTACCGCCATAGGTACTAGCTTTTCAAATACTCGTGCCCGTTCTCGGCGGATACTCTCTGGTGTAAGGTTCCTTGGTCTTTCCATTGCTACAAGCGCGAGCATTTGCAAGATATGATTTTGTCCGACGTCTCGAAGCGCGCCGGTTGAATCATAGAAAGTTCCGCGCCCCAAAATATCGAGAGTTTCGAATAGTTTTACAGAAACCGATTCTATATGTTCTCCGCTCCAAAGATGTTCGAAAAGAGCGTTGGAAAAGCGGAATGTCAAGATATTTTGAAGCGTTTCTTTTGCTAAATAGTGGTCAATGCGAAAAATCTGCTCTTCTTCAAAGAGGTCAGAAAGGTGATGGTCGAGCTTGTGTGCAGTCTCTACGTCTCTTCCAAATGGCTTTTCAATGAGGACTCGTGTCCAACCCATATCGCCCCCGCATGGAATAGTAAGTCCAGAAAAGGAAAGGTGTCCAAGAATTCCTTCGTAGAGATCTGGAGGAACGGCTAGGTAGAAAAGTTTATTCGAGCATTGCCCGAGTCCGCCATCAATTTTTGAGAGCGTGTCCGAAAGATTTTTGTACGAATCAGCATTATCAAATGAACCTTCTCGGTAGCTTAAGTGATTAAGAAAATCAGAGAGATCGCTTTCACTCGCGGGCATCTTTTTGGTAATGAGCGTCTCTTTTATAAAATTCCTGAACTCGTCCGTAGAAAGGGAGCGGCGGGAGAAACCAACGATCTGGTATTTTGAAGGCAGAAACCCTTTCGTATGAAGCTCATAGAGAGACGGAAAAAGCTTTCTTTGAGACAAATCTCCCGTAACGCCGAATATGACAATTGTGGTGGGAGAAGTGGTCTCCATGTAAAAAGTATATCAGACAGGCATATATTCTCATATAAAGAAATAAGGAACGGTCGCGAGCACGTTCCTTGGACTTATGGAGGCAAAATTTCTGCCTTATCTGGTTCGAATGGGAGTTTGTCGCGGGTCAACAACCTTACTTCGATTCCGGTATCGATGTCGAGGACGTCCGCAATCTCTCGCGCGTTGCAGGTTGCCTCGATGACGATCTTAAGTCTTCCCGGGTCTTTCATGAAACCATTGGTGTAAACGATAAATCTGCGTTCCACCAAAGTATTGATTTCATGTTCAGACCACCCACCCATTCGCGTAACCAATGAGTAAAGCTTGGGCTTCTCTTCAACCACAGTTGTGGTCTTCTGGCCACCTCTCCTGCCTTTCCCCAAATGCCTCCGGTGAGGAAAGTCTGCTGAGAGACGTATTTTTCTGTCCACTGCCTTTTCCTCCGTTTGGGGTTAACTTTGATGTTATGTTCACAGAGAGCCCGAGAACTGCTCTAATTCTTACTGTACAACTAGGCTATATTTTGTCAAAGTCAATGGTTTTCCCCAGCTCCATTTCTTGAAAAAAGATTTTACGGGGAGAAAACGCTATTTTTGATAATCTATCGGTAATTTCAGTGTTTTTAAGGCCTCCATCGTGTACAGGAAAGATGATTTTCGGCTTACAGGCGAGCGCGAAATCAAAACTTTCTGAAATTTTGAGCCACGGTCCCGCTACTGGCAGGGCAAGAATTTCCGGCAGTTTAGGGGGGATATGAAGCGCGTCTCCCGGGTAATACAGACGGTTTGAAATAAAGTATCCTGTGTTTTGAACTCGGGGAATCGTTTCGTAAACTTCGGCGTGGATGGTACCGAAGCCTTCGATTAAAACTCCTTCCTGTGTTTTGTTTTGTCCTTCTTCAAGAATTTCGTATTTAATTCCCTCTTTCTCTAAAAGAAGTCCGACGGCAGTATTGGTCATGATTCGCGCTTTTGGATTATTTTTGAGAACCGTTTTTACCGAAGGAATATGAAAATGGTCTTGATGCTCGTGAGTGATCAAGATGATATCTATATTTTTGATTGAATCCTGGAGAGTTGAAAAACTTCCCGGGTCGGTCAAAATCCGCAAACTCTTTTCTTCAATAAGGAGACAGCAGTGACCGAGCTTGGTAATCTTCATTCCTCTAGTATACCAAAATCACTTTCTTGCATTCAAGATTTCTTCTGCGGTTTTAAGATCTTCAGGATAGCCGATTGGTATCCAAAGATCAGATACGACGCCGTACACGGGATACTCTTTTAGCATTTGCTCAATAAGTACTGGTAAATAGAGCTCTCCTTTGTATTCGTGAGCTTTGTAATTGAATACATTGTCATCAAGAAGATAGACACCATTTGAGACGAGATTGCTTTTCGGTTCGTCTGGTTTTTCAACAAGTTCTAGAATGCGATTATCTTTATCCATTTCCACTACGCCGAATCGCTCTGGATGTTCAGCCCGAGAAAGAAGTAAGGCGCGCTGGTAGACAAGCATTTTCTGGATGCTCTCTTTGTGATGGATATCGTCTGCGTACATAACCAAGAATCGCTCGCCTTCTGTAAGGAGATGCCGGCAGAGTTCCAATGCATGGGCCGTTCCTTTTTGCTCTTTTTGTTCAACGTAATCAATTTTTTTGCCTTTGTATGAATTACCGAATTTCTCTCGTATCATCTCGCCTTTGTAGCCGATTACAACAATTATTTCAGTAACTTCGTTTGGTAAAACATCAAAAACGCGCTCGAGAAGTGATTTTCCAAGGACAGTGAGGAGGGGTTTCGGAGTTGTGAGGGTGAGTGGCTGCATTCTCTTTCCCACTCCCGCGGCGATAATGACGGCTTTCATTTCTTAAAGAAAGATTATGCGCTGGCTAAGATAACGATACGGCTTTCTGGACGAATTTCTAAAACTCCGGATTTAATTTCGATAGATTTCTCTTGCCCGTCTTTTTCGATGATTTTCAAAATTCCAGGAACGAGCGTAGAAACCAAAGGGAGATGGTTCGGGAGAATAGTAATTTCTCCAGTCGTCGTCTTTGCGATAACTTTTGTAGCCTCTCCATTAAAGAGGGTGTCTTTGATTGTATAGACTCCGACTTGCATATGTTGATTGTTAGAGTTTTTTCTCGTCACACCTTTTAAAAAGACCGCTCCGGGCCGCTTGGCCAAGTCTTAGTCATTTTAAAAGCTGCAACTTCAAAAAAACTTTTACTTACTTAACCTCCTTAATTCCCCCCTTCATATAGAACATATCTTCTGACTTATCGTCATGCTTACCCTCGAGAATTTCTTTGAAGCTCTGAATAGTATCTTCTCGCTTTACGAATTTACCTGAAATACCGCTGAATACTTCTGCGACGAAGAATGGCTGTGAGAGGAATTTCTGGATCTTTCGAGCTCGGGCCACGAGAAGGCGGTCTTCTGGAGACAACTCTTCGATACCGAGGAGGTTAATGATGTCTTGGAGCTCTGAATATCTCTGGAGCGTTTTTTGCACTGCTCGAGCAACCATATAGTGCTCCTTTCCGACAATCTTTGGATCAAGAGCAGAAGAAGTCGAAGCAAGCGGGTCTACAGCAGGGTAAATTCCAAGCTCGGTGAGCGCTCGAGAAAGCACAATAGTAGAGTCGAGGTGAGAGAACACAGTTGCGGGAGCTGGGTCGGTGATGTCATCAGCAGGGACGTAAATAGCTTGCACGGACGTAATAGCGCCCTTCTTTGTAGAAGTAATTCGTTCCTGGAGCTCTCCCATTTCTGTTGCGAGCGTTGACTGATAACCTACAGCTGAAGGCATTTTACCGAGAAGCGCAGCCACTTCAGAACCAGCTTGTGAGAATCGGAAAATGTTATCAATGAAGAGAAGCACATCTTTTGATTCTTCGTCGCGGAAATATTCAGCCATGGTGAGGGCGGAAAGAGCAACTCGTGCACGAGCACCCGGCACTTCGTTCATTTGTCCGAATACTAAAGCTGCTTTGTCGATAACTTTTGATTCCTGCATTTCCAAAAGAAGATCGTTTCCTTCACGAGTTCGCTCTCCCACTCCGGCAAACACAGATACACCTCCAGATTCTTCTGCCACGTTACGGATGAGCTCTTTCAAAAGCACGGTCTTTCCCACGCCGGCACCTCCGAAAAGTCCCACTTTTCCTCCTCGGACGAATGGAGCGAGAAGGTCGATAACTTTAATTCCTGTTTCGAAAATTTCAGTCTTTGGAAGCTGATCTACCAGAGGAGGGGCTTGGCGGTGAATCGGCCATCGTTTGGTAAAGTTTGTTTTTGCGTTTGAATCGATAGTGTTTCCAAAAACATTGAAAAGATTTCCGAGCACTTCTTTCCCAACAGGTACGGAAATAGGAGCTCCTGTATCGTATACTTCTGCTCCTCGAACGAGTCCGTCAGTGGAGTTTAAGGAAATTGCTCGGATTTGTCCGGAGCCAAGATGTCTCGCTACTTCAAGGGTGACCATTTTTTCACCCTCACCAGTGGTAAGAGCGTTGTAGAGAAGCGGGAGCGAGCCCTCTTCAAATTCAACGTCAACAACGGTACCGATGATCTGAACAATTTTTCCTTTTGATTTTGACATAGTGTTAATAATTAGTTTTATGATTCAAGTGCTTCGCTTCCTGCAATAATTTCGCTGAGCTGTGCCGTAATTCCTGACTGTCTTGCTTGGTTGTATGAAAGATTCAATTCCCCTTTCAATTCTTTCGCATTGTCCGAAGCATTTTTCATCGTGATCATTCGTGCGGAGTGCTCTGAAGCGTTTGATTCGAGGATGACGTGGTAAATGTGGAGCCGTAAAAGTTCTGGAAGAAGTACGTCAAGGATTTTTACCGGCGATGGTTCAAATTTGTATTTAAAATTGTATCGGTGCTTGGTATTTCCTGCGAGGCCAGTGTTTGCATTTGAGAATTTTCCGTATTCAGGAACAATACCGCGGATGATTTCCTCAATTCCTGTCTTTGTGACCGGGAGAATTTTTCGCAGAACTGTTTCTTGGCGCAGTGTTGTACGGAAATGGGTGTAGATGATATCTACTGCATCCCATTCCTTTGCAATAAAGCCTGAAAGCACCATATCTCCAACTGGAAGAGCTTCCTCTGCTTCGGAATAGTCGCCGAAATCAAGAAAACTTTTTATGACAGCGATCTTTTTTCGATCGCAGTACTCTTTGGCCTTCTTTCCTATAGTGATTATTTTGAAAGATTCTCCTTTTTCGCGGCTTTCATTGATCCAGTTCTGCGCTTTTCTGACGATGTTGTCGTTAAAAGCTCCCACAAGACCCTTATCGGCAGTTACAATAACAAGAAGCGAAGTTTTTATTTTTCGAGATTTCAAAAGTTCCGGGAGTTTCGGGCTTTTTGTCAAAAGATTTTCAAGCATTTCAAACGCGGCGATAGCATAAGGGCGAGCACGAAGCGCGTAACCCTGGCTTTTTCGCATCTTAGTCATCGAAACCACTTCCATTGCTTTGGTGATCTGTTCGATGTTCTTGACCGACTTGATTCTTTTTTTAATATCTCGTAATGATTGCATTTGATTCTACTTACTACTTTCTACTGACTATTTCTGCATCTTCACCCATTCCGCCAAAGAATCTTTCAAAGTTTTAAGGATATCGTCTGACATTTCACCTGATTTCTTGATCGCTTCAAAAATTTTCTCTTTGTGCATCTTTTCAAGATAATCAATCACAGAAAGTGAGGCATCAACGATTTTCTCTGGAGCAATCGCGTCAAAATATCCATTTGTCGCTGTGTAAATAAGGACAGCTTGTTTCTCGAATGGAATTGGAGCGAGCTCATCTTGCTTCAAAGATTCTGAAAGCGCTTTTCCGCGAGTAAGGGTTTTTCGTGTCGATTCATCGAGATCAGATGCAAATTGAGAGAAAGCAGCGAGTTCTCGATACTGGGCGAGCTCAAGTCGTAGTTTCCCTGCCACTTTCTTCATCGCCTTTGTCTGCGCCGCAGAACCCACGCGTGATACGGAGAGTCCGACGTTTACCGCAGGACGAGTTCCTTGGTTGAAAAGTTCTGATTCGAGATAAATCTGTCCGTCGGTGATAGAAATAACGTTTGTTGGAATGTATGCAGCCACGTCTCCAAGCTGTGTTTCGATGATTGGAAGCGAAGTAAGCGAGCCTCCCCCATTTTCTTTCGAAAGTTTTGCTGATCGCTCGAGAAGTCTTGAGTGGAGATAGAAAATGTCTCCAGGATAAGCTTCACGGCCTGGCGGACGTCGGAGAAGAAGAGAAATTTCTCGATATGCTGTCGCCTGCTTTGAAAGATCGTCGTAAATCACGAGGGCATCTTTCCCTTTGTACATAAAATATTCTCCGATGGCGGTTGCACTGTATGGAGCCAAATATCGCATTGAAGTCGGAGCAGAAGATGGAGCAGAGACGACAATCGTGTATTTCATCGCGCCCGCAGCTTCAAGGGTCGCAATAATTTTTGCAATTTTTGATTCCTTCTGT is from Candidatus Paceibacterota bacterium and encodes:
- the atpD gene encoding F0F1 ATP synthase subunit beta yields the protein MSKSKGKIVQIIGTVVDVEFEEGSLPLLYNALTTGEGEKMVTLEVARHLGSGQIRAISLNSTDGLVRGAEVYDTGAPISVPVGKEVLGNLFNVFGNTIDSNAKTNFTKRWPIHRQAPPLVDQLPKTEIFETGIKVIDLLAPFVRGGKVGLFGGAGVGKTVLLKELIRNVAEESGGVSVFAGVGERTREGNDLLLEMQESKVIDKAALVFGQMNEVPGARARVALSALTMAEYFRDEESKDVLLFIDNIFRFSQAGSEVAALLGKMPSAVGYQSTLATEMGELQERITSTKKGAITSVQAIYVPADDITDPAPATVFSHLDSTIVLSRALTELGIYPAVDPLASTSSALDPKIVGKEHYMVARAVQKTLQRYSELQDIINLLGIEELSPEDRLLVARARKIQKFLSQPFFVAEVFSGISGKFVKREDTIQSFKEILEGKHDDKSEDMFYMKGGIKEVK
- the ychF gene encoding redox-regulated ATPase YchF; the encoded protein is MALSIGIVGLPNVGKSTLFNALTKKSVPAENYPFCTIDPSVGVVAVPDERLQKLSDFSKSKKTIPAAVEFVDIAGLVKGAAEGQGLGNKFLANIRETDAILEVVRIFKDADIIHVAGKVEPLSDIEVINLELILADLETVTKRMANIKSDLKRGDKKAVAENALLEKIRPILEAGKLAQTTEMNVEEKEIVKSLHLLTMKPILYALNISAAAENADDVKAKIPGPFIEIDPVFGTGLDTLIAKSYEILGLITYFTTGEDETRAWTIQKGWTAPLAGTAIHTDFKDKFVRAEIIESDKLLEAGSYATAREKGLVRTEGKEYVVHDGDVIEFKI
- the atpA gene encoding F0F1 ATP synthase subunit alpha, whose translation is MPSPIIENLKNEITGYKREARAQKIGKVTEVGDGIARLSGLSDVSMQEMVEFETSSGKVSGVAFNLEEDSVGVIVLGDYKKIKEGDIVTHAGRVLSVPVGNEMIGRVVDPLGNPLDGKGPIFKTGSKHEFYPTERTAPSVIARSPVNTPIHTGIKAIDSMIPIGRGQRQLVIGDRQVGKTSICIDTIINQKNDTRFQTPICIYVAIGQKESKIAKIIATLEAAGAMKYTIVVSAPSSAPTSMRYLAPYSATAIGEYFMYKGKDALVIYDDLSKQATAYREISLLLRRPPGREAYPGDIFYLHSRLLERSAKLSKENGGGSLTSLPIIETQLGDVAAYIPTNVISITDGQIYLESELFNQGTRPAVNVGLSVSRVGSAAQTKAMKKVAGKLRLELAQYRELAAFSQFASDLDESTRKTLTRGKALSESLKQDELAPIPFEKQAVLIYTATNGYFDAIAPEKIVDASLSVIDYLEKMHKEKIFEAIKKSGEMSDDILKTLKDSLAEWVKMQK
- a CDS encoding nucleotidyltransferase family protein, whose amino-acid sequence is MKAVIIAAGVGKRMQPLTLTTPKPLLTVLGKSLLERVFDVLPNEVTEIIVVIGYKGEMIREKFGNSYKGKKIDYVEQKEQKGTAHALELCRHLLTEGERFLVMYADDIHHKESIQKMLVYQRALLLSRAEHPERFGVVEMDKDNRILELVEKPDEPKSNLVSNGVYLLDDNVFNYKAHEYKGELYLPVLIEQMLKEYPVYGVVSDLWIPIGYPEDLKTAEEILNARK
- the zwf gene encoding glucose-6-phosphate dehydrogenase — translated: METTSPTTIVIFGVTGDLSQRKLFPSLYELHTKGFLPSKYQIVGFSRRSLSTDEFRNFIKETLITKKMPASESDLSDFLNHLSYREGSFDNADSYKNLSDTLSKIDGGLGQCSNKLFYLAVPPDLYEGILGHLSFSGLTIPCGGDMGWTRVLIEKPFGRDVETAHKLDHHLSDLFEEEQIFRIDHYLAKETLQNILTFRFSNALFEHLWSGEHIESVSVKLFETLDILGRGTFYDSTGALRDVGQNHILQMLALVAMERPRNLTPESIRRERARVFEKLVPMAVKNIEEYAVRAQYEGYRGESNVNPESTTETYFKLKAFVNNERWRDVPFYLESGKALSEMRTEIVVIFKPCTTCLCPNGDGHEHRNKITFTIQPNEGISIEYFMKKPGFDSSVEPKDLSYVYRESVEEKALPDAYEKVLYDCIRGDQTLFPSTSEVDLTWKYVSPIIKHWESLPLLSYKKGSEGPKTSF
- a CDS encoding MBL fold metallo-hydrolase, producing the protein MKITKLGHCCLLIEEKSLRILTDPGSFSTLQDSIKNIDIILITHEHQDHFHIPSVKTVLKNNPKARIMTNTAVGLLLEKEGIKYEILEEGQNKTQEGVLIEGFGTIHAEVYETIPRVQNTGYFISNRLYYPGDALHIPPKLPEILALPVAGPWLKISESFDFALACKPKIIFPVHDGGLKNTEITDRLSKIAFSPRKIFFQEMELGKTIDFDKI
- a CDS encoding NAD(P)H-dependent oxidoreductase; the protein is MAKIFILVGHPDSDSECARLATAYELGARAAEHEVRMTRLGDLKFDPILHKGYKEIQALEPDLLKAQEDIKWCEHFVVLYPVWWAGMPSLLKGFFDRVWLPGFAYHFKKEGFLKGVIWHGALKGRSARIIVTMDNIPFIARLLFGDITNEMHFGILKFAGFSPVRVKKIGLMKFKTAEGKTKHAQMLERWGREGK
- the atpG gene encoding ATP synthase F1 subunit gamma — translated: MQSLRDIKKRIKSVKNIEQITKAMEVVSMTKMRKSQGYALRARPYAIAAFEMLENLLTKSPKLPELLKSRKIKTSLLVIVTADKGLVGAFNDNIVRKAQNWINESREKGESFKIITIGKKAKEYCDRKKIAVIKSFLDFGDYSEAEEALPVGDMVLSGFIAKEWDAVDIIYTHFRTTLRQETVLRKILPVTKTGIEEIIRGIVPEYGKFSNANTGLAGNTKHRYNFKYKFEPSPVKILDVLLPELLRLHIYHVILESNASEHSARMITMKNASDNAKELKGELNLSYNQARQSGITAQLSEIIAGSEALES
- a CDS encoding 6-phosphogluconolactonase is translated as MERNFEKNENILKERAGEKLSHLFSEKIPTLLLLAGGSAFSFLDFVDSKVFSSNLTIGMGDERYSIDENINNFSQLQKTQFFADATKGGVQFFDSRVETDETFEQFGERFRKNIEDWILKNPEGNIIAILGIGEDGHTAGILPFAENPDLFDKLFEQNEIAVAYDAKGKNLYPHRVTITLPFIRSKIQKSIVYATGEKKRQALGKIFAPAGHLSETPARILKEMKHVILFSDIEA